CCAGCGAGCGGTAAAGCTCTTTCAGCAGATCCGAGGCCTTGCGGTCCAGCGCGGCGGCCTCTTTCTCGACGTCGATGGCGCCCTCGCCCTTATGGGCCATGGCGCGAAGTTCCTCGGCCTTGCCCTCGATATCGGCGAGCGGTTTCTCGAAATCCAGATAGACCATGCGCGACTGCTCCGGCGGGTTTGGGTTGGCCCTATATGATCGTCTTGGCGGCGGAATGCAACGCGGCGCAGGACCGGATGCGAAGCATCTATGCAACGCCCCGCGCCGGATGTAAGCAGGAAAAGCATTTCTGATCAGGAGTTAACATTGAACCTGCATGTTCTTTCCCTGCTGCTGGCCGGGGGACTGGTGATAGCGGCTCCGGCCATGTCGCAGGAAATTGATTTCGGTGACGACAGCGGCGAATGGGCGCTGGACGGCGAATGCGACGACAAGCGCTTCGACGGCCCCGGCATGACCGATACGGTGCTGCTGGACGAGGATATCGGCCATGACGCCACCGATTGCCGCAAGGCCTTCAAGGCGGGCAATATCAGCCTGCGCAAGGTGGCCACGGTCGATATCATCCATGACGGTATCAATTTCGGCACCGATGCGGGCGACTGGGCCAATGACAACGAATGCGACGATCCGCGCTTTAACGGTCCCGGCATGACCGGGACCTCGTTGATGGACGAGGATATCCGCCGCGACGCAAGCGACTGCCTGCGCGCCTATCGCGCGGGCGAGATCCGGTTGCGCTGATCCCGCGTCATTGCAGGTCGGCGAAGGCCTCCTGCAACCGGCGGACGGCCTCGATCACCCGCGGGCGGGGGGTGGCCAGGTTGAAGCGCAGCCAGCTGTCGCCGCCCAGCCCGAAGCTGTTGCCGTGATTGGCGGCGATGCGGGCGGTTTTCTCGACCCGCGCGATGAACTCTGCGGGCGTCATGCCGGTGCCGGAAAAATCCACCCATGCCAGATAGGTGGCTTCCAGCGGCATCGAGCGCAGGCCGGGAATGGCGTTGATGCCCTCGTCGAAGATGCGGCGGTTGCCGTCCAGATATTCGACCAGCGCATCCACCCATTCCGCGCCCTCGGGTGAATAGGCGGCGGCGATCATGTCCAGTCCGAACAGGTTCGGAGAGATGCCGCCAGCCATCAGCGTATTGCGGAAACGGGTGCGAAGCGCGGGGTCGGCGATGATCGCATTGCCCAGATGCGCGCCCGCGATGTTGAAGGTCTTGGTCGCGGCGGTCAGGGTGATCAGCCGGTCGGCGATATCGGGGCACAGAGTCGCGATCATCCGGTGACGCGGGCTGTGGGGCATCAGCAGATCGCAATGGATGTCGTCCGAGACGAGGATCAGATCGCGCGCCTTGCAGAAATCCGCCACCTGGCGCAACTCGACCTCGGACCAGACCCGCCCGCCGGGATTGTGGGGCGAACACAGGATCAGCATCTTCTCGCGCCCGGTCAGCACCTTTTCCCAATTGGCCCAGTCCATGCGGTACTGGCCGTCGTGCAGTGCCAGTGGCAGTTCCACCAGCTCGCGCCCGGATGCGCGGATGGTGCGGGCGAAGGCGTGATAGACCGGGCTCATCAGGATGACGCCGTCGCCGGGCGCCGTGCAGCTCTGGATCGCCATCGCCACGCCATTGACCAGCCCGGCGCAGGTCAGGATCCAGTCGGTGTCGATCTGCCAGCCGTGGCGGTTCGCCATCCACCAGCGGATCGCGTCCAGATAGGGCCGGTTCGCGCCGGGATAGCCATAGACCCCCTGCGCCACCACCGATTCCAGCGCCTGGCGCACGCCTGCGGGGGGGCGGAAATCCATGTCGGCCACCCACATGGCCAGCCCGCCATCACCGGGCGAGACGCCATAGGCGGCCTCCATATCGTCCCATTTCGAGCAGGCGGTGCCGGTGCGGTCGATGATCTCGTCGAAATCGGGTCTGGTCATGGTGGTTTCCTGCGAATTGCCGTTCCACCCTGCATAAGCCCGTTATTGCTTATGGTGAAGTCATGTCCTAAATCGCGGGCATGAACCTGCGACCGATCCTGATCCATCCCGATCCCCGCCTGA
The Paracoccus alcaliphilus DNA segment above includes these coding regions:
- a CDS encoding MalY/PatB family protein; this encodes MTRPDFDEIIDRTGTACSKWDDMEAAYGVSPGDGGLAMWVADMDFRPPAGVRQALESVVAQGVYGYPGANRPYLDAIRWWMANRHGWQIDTDWILTCAGLVNGVAMAIQSCTAPGDGVILMSPVYHAFARTIRASGRELVELPLALHDGQYRMDWANWEKVLTGREKMLILCSPHNPGGRVWSEVELRQVADFCKARDLILVSDDIHCDLLMPHSPRHRMIATLCPDIADRLITLTAATKTFNIAGAHLGNAIIADPALRTRFRNTLMAGGISPNLFGLDMIAAAYSPEGAEWVDALVEYLDGNRRIFDEGINAIPGLRSMPLEATYLAWVDFSGTGMTPAEFIARVEKTARIAANHGNSFGLGGDSWLRFNLATPRPRVIEAVRRLQEAFADLQ